A genomic stretch from Thunnus maccoyii chromosome 19, fThuMac1.1, whole genome shotgun sequence includes:
- the LOC121885122 gene encoding chemokine-like receptor 1, translating to MDMTATPSNDTNISGECEVNGSSDDTYADLTRSLNIMSVVIYSLDFILGVLGNGVVIWVTGFKMKKTVNTVWILNLAVADFLFTAFLPFSVIYTALDFHWPFGKFMCKLDNTVRFLNMFVSVYILVVISVDRCVSVVWPVWAQNHRSVCKASCVSLGVWVLGLILSLPSFIFRDIGPSYDDKNIINCYDNYAFSVGCETQPEIELGLLRFKAMTIIRFLLGFVVPFTVIVSCYAVIIHRLRRNRTMTSRSSRPFKIIAAVITVFFLCWAPFYIMTLIELWSYIDNMSSVLELVITIGVPLATSLAYLNSCLNPLLYVFMVKDFKDKVRKSILNVFETAFREEVSHSHTDTKSVDTSQRLDESVLNTQV from the coding sequence ATGGACATGACTGCTACACCTTCCAATGACACCAATATATCAGGTGAATGTGAAGTAAATGGCTCTTCTGATGACACCTATGCTGATCTGACAAGGTCTCTCAACATCATGTCTGTCGTTATCTACTCCCTGGATTTCATTCTGGGAGTGCTCGGAAATGGAGTGGTTATCTGGGTAACTGGGttcaagatgaagaaaacaGTGAACACAGTGTGGATCCTCAACCTTGCTGTTGCTGACTTCCTCTTCACAGCTTTCCTTCCTTTTAGTGTGATATACACAGCTTTGGATTTCCACTGGCCTTTCGGCAAGTTCATGTGCAAACTGGACAACACAGTAAGGTTTCTGAACATGTTTGTCAGCGTCTACATTCTGGTAGTGATCAGTGTGGACAGATGCGTGTCTGTGGTATGGCCTGTCTGGGCCCAGAACCACCGAAGTGTATGCAAGGCGTCCTGTGTGAGTCTGGGCGTTTGGGTACTGGGTCTGATACTCAGCCTTCCATCTTTCATTTTCAGGGACATTGGGCCATCATATGATGATAAAAATATCATAAACTGCTACGACAACTATGCCTTTTCTGTTGGCTGTGAAACACAACCTGAGATAGAGTTAGGACTGCTTCGTTTTAAGGCCATGACCATCATCCGCTTCCTTCTGGGTTTTGTTGTCCCCTTCACTGTCATCGTCTCCTGTTATGCTGTGATAATCCATCGTCTCAGGAGGAACCGCACCATGACCAGCCGCTCAAGTCGCCCCTTTAAGATCATCGCTGCCgttatcactgttttttttctgtgctggGCTCCCTTTTACATCATGACTCTAATTGAGTTATGGTCTTACATTGATAATATGTCAAGTGTATTAGAACTTGTTATCACTATTGGGGTCCCTTTAGCCACCAGCCTGGCCTATCTTAACAGTTGCCTGAATCCACTGCTGTATGTCTTCATGGTCAAAGATTTCAAGGATAAAGTTCGCAAATCCATCCTGAATGTATTTGAGACTGCTTTCCGGGAGGAGGTTTCCCACTCGCACACTGACACAAAGTCAGTGGACACCAGT
- the LOC121885845 gene encoding chemokine-like receptor 1: protein MMDMTATPSIDTNVCEENGSFNNTYAGLKKSLNIMSVVIYSLDFILGVLGNGVVIWVTGFKMKKKVNTVWILNLAVADFLFTAFLPFNVIYTAFGFHWPFGKFMCKLDNTVRFLNMFVSVYILVVISMDRYVSVVWPVWAQNHRSVCKASCVSLGVWVLGLILSLPSFIFRDIVRSCDGKEIIIICYDNYAFSDDFDTPSVNQLRLLRFKAMTIIHFLLGFAVPFTVIVSCYAVIIHRLRRNRTRASRSSRPFKIIAAVITVFFLCWAPFYIMTLIELWYHIGNMSSGVLELVVTIGVPLATSLAYLNSCLNPLLYVFMGQDFKDKVRKSILNVFETAFREEVSHSHTDTKSVDTSRRLDESVLNTQV, encoded by the coding sequence ATGATGGACATGACTGCTACACCTTCCATTGACACCAATGTATGTGAAGAAAATGGCTCTTTTAATAACACCTATGCTGGTCTGAAAAAGTCTCTAAACATCATGTCTGTCGTTATCTACTCCCTGGATTTCATTCTGGGAGTGCTCGGAAATGGAGTGGTTATCTGGGTGACTGGGttcaagatgaagaaaaaagtgaacaCAGTTTGGATCCTCAACCTTGCCGTGGCTGACTTCCTCTTCACAGCTTTCCTTCCTTTTAATGTGATATACACAGCTTTCGGTTTCCACTGGCCTTTCGGCAAGTTCATGTGCAAACTGGACAACACAGTAAGGTTTCTGAACATGTTTGTCAGCGTCTACATTCTGGTAGTGATCAGCATGGACAGATATGTGTCTGTGGTGTGGCCTGTCTGGGCCCAGAACCACCGAAGTGTATGCAAGGCGTCCTGTGTGAGTCTGGGTGTTTGGGTACTGGGTCTGATACTCAGCCTTCCATCTTTCATTTTCAGGGACATTGTGCGATCATGTGATGGAAaagaaatcatcatcatctgctaCGACAACTATGCCTTTTCTGATGACTTCGATACACCATCTGTGAATCAGTTACGACTGCTTCGTTTTAAGGCCATGACCATCATCCACTTCCTTCTGGGTTTTGCTGTCCCCTTCACTGTCATTGTCTCCTGTTATGCTGTGATAATCCATCGTCTCAGGAGGAACCGCACCAGGGCCAGCCGCTCAAGTCGCCCCTTTAAGATCATCGCTGCCGTTatcactgtttttttcctgtgctgGGCTCCCTTTTACATCATGACTCTAATTGAGTTGTGGTATCACATTGGTAATATGTCAAGTGGAGTATTAGAACTTGTCGTCACTATCGGGGTCCCTTTAGCCACCAGCCTGGCCTATCTTAACAGTTGCCTGAATCCACTGCTATATGTCTTCATGGGCCAAGATTTCAAGGATAAAGTTCGCAAATCCATCCTGAATGTATTTGAGACTGCTTTCCGGGAGGAGGTTTCCCACTCGCACACTGACACAAAGTCAGTGGACACCAGTCGGAGACTTGACGAGTCAGTTCTTAATACTCAAGTATAA